The following are encoded together in the Coturnix japonica isolate 7356 chromosome 8, Coturnix japonica 2.1, whole genome shotgun sequence genome:
- the SEC22B gene encoding vesicle-trafficking protein SEC22b: MVLLTMIARVADGLPLAASMQEDEQSGRDLQQYQSQAKQLFRKLNEQSPTRCTLEAGAMAFHYIIEKGVCYLVLCEAAFPKKLAFAYLEDLQSEFDEQHGKKVPTVSRPYSFIEFDTYIQKTKKLYIDSRARRNLGSINTELQDVQRIMVANIEEVLQRGEALSALDSKANNLSSLSKKYRQDAKYLNMRSTYAKLAAVAVFFIMLIVYVRFWWL; this comes from the exons ATGGTGCTGCTCACCATGATCGCACGCGTGGCCGACGGGCTGCCGCTCGCTGCTTCCATGCAGGAGGATGAGCAG TCCGGCCGTGACCTGCAGCAGTACCAGAGCCAGGCCAAGCAGCTGTTCCGCAAGCTGAACGAGCAGTCCCCGACCAGGTGCACGCTGGAGGCGGGAGCCATGGCTTTCCA CTACATAATTGAGAAAGGGGTGTGTTACCTGGTCCTGTGTGAAGCTGCGTTCCCGAAGAAACTGGCCTTTGCGTATCTGGAAGACTTACAATCAGAATTTGATGAGCAGCACGGCAAGAAAGTGCCAACGGTCTCCAGGCCCTATTCCTTCATTGAATTTG ACACCTACATCCAGAAAACCAAGAAGCTCTACATCGACAGCCGGGCGAGGAGGAACCTGGGTTCCAtcaacacagagctgcaggatgtGCAGAGGATTATGGTGGCCAACATTGAGGAAGTCTTACAGCGAGGAGAGGCACTTTCAG CTTTGGATTCCAAGGCCAACAACTTGTCCAGTTTGTCCAAGAAGTACCGTCAGGATGCAAAGTACCTGAACATGCGTTCCACTTACGCCAAACTTGCAGCTGTAGCTGTGTTTTTTATCATGCTGATCGTCTATGTGAGATTCTGGTGGCTGTGA